The Zalophus californianus isolate mZalCal1 chromosome 6, mZalCal1.pri.v2, whole genome shotgun sequence DNA window CAATTCCTGCCCCTCCTCGCGGCGGTTGGCGGTGTCACTATGGCAACGACCACGCGCTGCCCCAGGCTCAATTCTCTGGCGGTTACCGAACTGGGCCGCCCCACTCTCCGCAGACCAGCGACTCCACGGCGCGTCCCACCCACCTGGGTCTCGGGTCCATCTCCTCCCGCCCGAGGGCTAGGAGCGGCGGGGCAGCATGGCCAAGGCGGCAGCCTCTTCGCCGCTGGAGGACTTGGACCTGAGCGGAGAGGAGGTCCAGCGGCTCACCTCAGCCTTCCAGGACCCGGAGTTCCGGCGAATGTTCACCGAGTACGCCGAGGAGCTCACGGACCCGGAGAACCGGCGGCGCTACGAGGCGGAGATCACCGCGCTGGAGCGTGAGCGCGGAGTGGACGTGCGGTTCGTGCACCCGCAGCCGGGTCACGTACTGCGCACTAGCCTCGACGGGGCGCGGCGCTGCTTCGTGAACGTGTGCAGCAACGCGCTGGTGGGCGCGCCCAGCAGCCGACCCGGCCCCAGGGGCACGGCGGCCGGCAGCCAGTGGTCCCTGCCCTACAGCCTGGCTCCCGGCCGCGAGTACGCGGGGGGCCGAGGCACCCGCTACACAGTCTACGACGTGGTCTTCCACCCAGACGCGCTCGCGCTGGCCCGGCGCCACGAGCGCTTCCGCCAAATGTTGGACGCCACGGCACTGGAGGCCATCGAGAAGCAGTTCGGCGTGAAGCTGGACCGCAGGAATGCCAAGACCCTGAAGATCAAGTACAAGGGGACTCAGGAGGCTGCCGTGCTGCGCACGCCCCTTCCCGGGGGCGTCCCGGCCCGGCCCGAGGGGGAGCCGGAGAGCCCTCTCCCCGATTTCCCCTACCCCTACCAGTGCCCTGCGGCGGCCGGAAACTCACtggtccccccaccccaggcgccctcccctccGGAGGCGGTCCTGCAGCTCGCCCCCACCGAGCCTCGCTACAGCGTGGTGCAGCGCCACCACGTGGACCTCCAGGATTACCGCTGCTCCCGGGACTCGGCCCCCAGCCCGGTGCCCCGGGAACTGGTGGTCACCATCGAGCTGCCGTTGTTGCGCTCGGCCGAGCAGGCGGCGCTGGAGGTGACGGGAAAGCGGCTGTGCCTCGACTCAAGGAAACCCGACTACCGGCTGCGGCTCTCGCTCCCGTACGCAGTGGACGACAGCCGCGGCAAGGCGCAGTTCAACAAGGCCCGGCGACAGCTGGTGGTCACCCTTCCCGTGGCGCTCCCCCCCGCGCGCCAGGAACCCGCCGTGGCGCCGGAAGAGTCCGTCTGCATGTCCGGAACTGACGGCGCGGCCTGCGCTTCCGCTCGCAAGGGGGAGATGGGCCCGGTAGGGGGTTGTGCCGGTAACGGTGGCCCGGATCCCAGGCCACCCGGGGCTGCGGACGCCGGGATCACCACCCCAGCCGCCGCTGTGGAGGAGCTCGTCTCCGAGCCGGAGGAGCAGGACTTGGACGAGCAAGCGGTGTGGACAACGGGCATCGAGGAGGAGCCGCCTACCGTAGCAGGGAACTCACCTGGGGACGGTGGAGGAGGCTCCCCGGGTACTTCATCTGGGGACCTTGACAGGGGGTCTTTTGCAGGAAGAGAGAGTGCGCGTGGAGATTTCGGAGTTGAGACGCGAGTGATCGGGGAAGGCGCGGGCCGGGAGCCCTCCGATCGAGCCATGGATGGTCCCGGGACCGGCAGCAAGGAACCTTTGTGTCCTCCTTTGCATTGTAATCAGGATGAAGAATCCCTGACTCTGCTAATTCAAGTGCCTCGGATCCAACCGCAAAGTCTTCAAGGGGATGTGAGCCCCTTCCGGTACAAATTAGGCTTCTCCACCCAAGACTCagtttattattccttttttttgcaATTTGCTCCGGAGAATAAATTGAGTACCAAAGAACCTGTGGCTAGTATTTCTTCAAACAATGCAGTGATAGAACTGGCTAAATCCCCAGAGTGCTATGGACATTGGAGAGAGTGGTATTATGGTTTAAACAAGGATTTTTTGGAGGTAACAGTTCTTTCTAGACTCATATTTGAAATATTCCatcccacttttaaaaaattgctcttataattgacccttgaacaacacaggttggATCTGCCTGGATTCACTTATAAGCAGatcttttttgataaatacagtataatactataaatgtattttctctaatgattttcttaaaaacattttcttttctctagtttataagaatatagtatataatacaacatacaaaatattagTTAATGGGTTGTTTATGTTAtaggtaaggcttccagtcaatagtaggctacTAGTAGTTAAAAGCtttggaggagtcaaaagttgCAGGTTGATTTTTcaacgcggggggggggggcagtgtccCCTAACCCCCTGCTGTTGAAAGATcaactatataaatatttgttagagtGCACATCAAGATCAGCTAAGACCTCTTGTGGGCAGGTACTCTAGAACTTCGGGCTGAGCATTACCTAGTTTACTTAGGACATAATTTTCATGAATAGTGTGTTCGATTGTAGTTGCTACTATACTTTTTAGGTTATTGAGGTTCTTGAATTTCAGATTCAGTACTCCAGTATAATTgacaatttttagaaaagattttattatttattttttatttattgacttaagtaggtgaggggcagaaggagagagagagagagagagaagcagattcccccgcTGAGCGGGAGCATACActgggctcatcccaggaccagagaccatgacatgagcgaaatcaagagtgggttcctcaaccagctgagccactcaacACGTCCGCTcctattgataatttttttaaaaaaattttgtaaaattttaagttCTAAGGAAATTTTTAAACTCATAAATTAACAATTGGTGGTTTTCATTGAGGTATGGATGAGTTttacatgtaatatttttttttagcttttaacaAATTCAAGGCTTAAATTCCCAGAAATAAAACTAGTTGCACAGATTATATATTGAAAATTAAGTTTTTAGCCTTGGGTTTTAACTTGccagaaattttcatttcttccctgtgATTTTCCTAGATATTTGCTAATAAGTTATATTTTAAGAGGGTATCTTCTGTGAGCAGTGGTTAATTTGAAACTCTcccaaaatggtaaaataaatagcCAGGGTGAGGTAAGATACTTTGTGAGAATATAATATGAAATTGACTATCTGTTTATATCATCAGGAGGGGGAAATTTAGGAAAGGGGAGTCGTTTTCctgtaattgttttatttatttatttttaaagtttatttacgTAAACGCTACCCCTCCACCCAGtcctggggctcgaactcactacCGGAGataaaagagttgcatgctcctccaactgagcattacaggtgcccctgtaattgttttaataaatataaaaataacaactgGGAAGAAAGTTTTATGGATAAGCGGTTGAGAGAATACTAAAGACTATTATTTTAATCTGATTTTCTAGAAGGCTAACATTATTTTAGCAAAGAAACTAGACCAAAATGGGATTAGGGCAACTGTGTTTTATATCTTTGATGCTTGAAATAGATTTATGATTACTTCGTTAATCATCACATTTGCTAAAGCTGATGGAACCAtaatattcacttatttttctttacatttcactGGACTAGGGTCTAAgtattaaagtaaaattttttaaaatcacaagagTAATGTGTGGGtagacatataatatataatgattaTATGCATCATATGAAAATAATTAGACTGATTTGTGACTGTCAAGGTCAGAATTGTTACTTTACACATAAACAAGTACAAAATAGATTTATAAAAGCCTAAATATTCACTGGAAATTTTCCTAGAGCTTTAGGACCACTAAATTCAGTATCTTTCAGAGTAAAATCAGTCATTAGAATAAGGTGAGTTTATGCAAATACTTTGTTTTAATCATAACCATTTCcattataaatattgtttttcctTGGGTTAACTAAAGACTAAAAGTATTTGGTGTATTTTTGTGCAATTTTTGTGCAAATCTTTTCCAGGGGTAGGAAACTTACAGATGCTTTTAATTGGGGGATGTTTCTATAATACAGTTattctggaactttaaaaaaatagcaaggaAACTACTCCAAATATAAGATTTTTCTGTACCCAACGTTCATGGTAGGTGTTCATAAGTTTAAATACTATTTAATATAAGGGAACTTTAAACTTGTCTCTTTCTGATTTTGCCCTCCTATTTGGACCAAATAATGAACCGTTTATTTGGAGATTTGTTTTTATGAAAGTACTTTTATTTTGGGCAACATTAAActgattttatgcattttaaatgtgGTTATCCCTTCAGCACCCTAACTATATACCTGTATTCACTTGACATGCATATGCACAAGTTGCTTTGTGTTTCGATTCTGGTGAAAGTGATTTATGCACTTCCTAATTATAGTTTGGAAATCTTTCCATGTCAGCCTCTTGaaatctacctcattctttttttaaagattttatttatttattcatgagagacagagagagggaggcagaggcaaagggagaagcaggctccccgcagagcagggagcctgatgcgggactcgatcccaggacacggggatcatgacctgagccaaaggcagacgcttaacaactgagccacccaggcgtcccgaaatCTTACCTCATTCTTATAAATAGCTATATGATACTGTCACAATGGATTATCTCAATGTGCAAAACCAGAATATACTTCTCTTAAATATTATGTTTGGTTCTTACCTGGCCAAGAACTAAAAGGCAAATTGGtcacacaaaatttaaataaatcctgTCATATATATTTCTTAGCTGTCTCATTAGGAAGTattctaaaattacattttatagcAGTGACTGCATTTATAGCCCTGGAGGTGATattattcttataaaatattaagagaaaaaaggaaaggaaaataccaTTTGTAAGTAAGATTATCTCAGACTGTTAACAGATTTAGAGAAGGAGctaagacttttttcttttagggtcttttctgatatatgtatatactgttgCTAGTCTTACTGCTCTGTACAATACTGTTTTCTTCTGCCAAGACAGCATAGGAGtaacattaaacattttaaaagtgtaatCCTGAAGTGTGTAAGAACTTGTATGAGTTTTTAGATCAACTTTGTCAAAAATGACCTATAAGgcagaatattttttctctttttattttaggaaaggcTGTTTGTCAATGAAGAAAATGTTGATGAGGTGCTTGAAGAGGTCCTGAGCCCTCCATTTAATCAGACAATGTCCTTAACCCCACCATTAATTGAAGTTCTTCAGGTTACTGATAGTAAGATTCAAATTCATACAAAGGTAAGGATTTGGTGGCCTTTGTAGTGATTTAGGACAAGGTTAAAACCTGACAGATAACTTAATTTTTGATTTCTTGATGTCATAACTTTAAATTAAATGTACATAATGGCTGGGAAGACTTAAGAGGAGTAAAGActttttttgcatgtattttactatgtgccaaacactttgTGGTTCATTTTCacatatatctcatttaatcccaaaGTAACAGTCCAATGAGGAAGAGGGAAATTAACACTGGGGAAGTTTGAGTACGAGTTCAGGGACAAACAAGTCTTTTTGACTCTCAAACCATGGGACGGAGCTGTCATtcagtttgtttattctttctagTTGAACCTTAAGTCTGGTTATTTTTAATCTTCAATATTGGACACAAATAATTTAGTAACTAGCACAATTAATTTATATATGAATTGGGGAGGAGAGTGGTTCTGAAGAATCacagaaattcaagaaaatttaagaaattaaagactgcccgggcgcctgggtggctcagatggttaagcgtctgccttcggctcaggtcatgatcccagagtcctgggatcgagtcccgcatcgggctccctgctccttgggagcctgcttctctctctgcctctctctctttctctctctctctcgaataaaaaaaaaaaaagaaaagaaattaaagactgcCCTTATAAGAATgactactggggcgc harbors:
- the DNAAF2 gene encoding protein kintoun isoform X1, which codes for MAKAAASSPLEDLDLSGEEVQRLTSAFQDPEFRRMFTEYAEELTDPENRRRYEAEITALERERGVDVRFVHPQPGHVLRTSLDGARRCFVNVCSNALVGAPSSRPGPRGTAAGSQWSLPYSLAPGREYAGGRGTRYTVYDVVFHPDALALARRHERFRQMLDATALEAIEKQFGVKLDRRNAKTLKIKYKGTQEAAVLRTPLPGGVPARPEGEPESPLPDFPYPYQCPAAAGNSLVPPPQAPSPPEAVLQLAPTEPRYSVVQRHHVDLQDYRCSRDSAPSPVPRELVVTIELPLLRSAEQAALEVTGKRLCLDSRKPDYRLRLSLPYAVDDSRGKAQFNKARRQLVVTLPVALPPARQEPAVAPEESVCMSGTDGAACASARKGEMGPVGGCAGNGGPDPRPPGAADAGITTPAAAVEELVSEPEEQDLDEQAVWTTGIEEEPPTVAGNSPGDGGGGSPGTSSGDLDRGSFAGRESARGDFGVETRVIGEGAGREPSDRAMDGPGTGSKEPLCPPLHCNQDEESLTLLIQVPRIQPQSLQGDVSPFRYKLGFSTQDSVYYSFFLQFAPENKLSTKEPVASISSNNAVIELAKSPECYGHWREWYYGLNKDFLEERLFVNEENVDEVLEEVLSPPFNQTMSLTPPLIEVLQVTDSKIQIHTKLQECSNSEQLHEKEEKGTEGSHLPEKENTEHPTTSTTDSDSSIAVKVLETDSCGSVVCLQQESLDVSHMLFGKSQQPESKMEPEFIKEKSPVYSNEEKDDLKEPMITEEKELDGDDLSSLLNKTTVHNLPGLNNIKETNMQDGSVQFIKDHVTQCAFSFHNSLLYDLD